The Guyparkeria halophila DNA window TGGGTGGCGGGCCATCGGGCGGGAGAACAGCGGCAGCCATTCGCGCTCGAAGGCGTAGATCATGGCGAAGTCCCAGGGGAGCAGATGGATCGTCAGCGCCGGGTTGCGCTCTAAGGCCTGGTGCAGCACGGCGGTCAGGTGACACGGGGCCTGCTCCGCCTCGCAGGGGCGATGCATGTCCACCCGGCTGTCGACGTCCCAGCACAGGATGATCGCCTGGTGACGGGCCTGGGCCAGCATCCCGGCAAACGCCGGGAACCAGTGCTCGCCATCGACGACCAGGCCCAGCCGATCGGCCTGGCCGGTACGCCAGAAGCCCTCAGGTGCCGAAGCCGTCTCGTCGTTGCTATCGCTGGTCGTCATGCAGGCGTTCGCGCCTCCGGTGCGGGTGTGGGATAGATCGTAGTTCAAACGGGCCGGGTCGCCCGGTGGCGGCCGTGATCGTCAGGCGGTCAGCAGCGCCCACCAGGACAGTGCCGAGATCGAGAGCCAGGCCAGCGGCAGGGCGAGCAGTATCCCCCGCCGGGACAGGCGGGCCATCAGCAACAGGCCGATGGTGGCAATGGCCGTGGGATCGGGGGCGACGGCAAAGAGTTCCGTTCCCACCGGCGGCCGCCCAGTCGCCAGCCAGGCGAGCGGGTGCAGCACCAGCCCCCAGAGGGCAAGCCCCAGCCCCAGCCAGTGACGTATCCGGCGGGGGCGTCCGAGGGCGAGCCCGGGCCCGATGGTGGCCAGGATCAGCAGCATGACGGTCTGAGCCACGAACAGGGCGGCAAACCAGGGCGCGGCCAGGTTGATCTCGGCATACAGGCCGAAAAAGCGCCACGCCACCCAGCCCCAGGCGGTGGCGAGCAGCCCGGCCGCCAGCCGGTGAGCGAGGCCGCCCCGAGAACCGGCCAGCACCAGCATCGCCACGGTCAGGGCGGCGAGCAGCAGATGGCCGGGCCAGACGGCCTCATTCACCCGTTCGAACAGCCGGGCATAGGTGGCCGGCGAGAACATCAGCAGATCGCTGAGACGGTAGCTGAGCCACGTTTGCATTGTCGGGTCCATTACCGATTCCATTGTCGATTCTATCGCCTGGATCAAAGCCCCCGAACGTGGTCGGCCATCCGCCGGCGCAGCGGCTCGTCGGGCAGCGGGCCGCGCAGCGCGGTCATGTTCTCCCGCATGTGGTCGACCCGGCTGGTGGCTGGTATCGCGCAGGTGACCGCGGGGTGGGCGATCAGGAACTTGAGCAGGTAGTCGGCCCAGTTGGTTAGGCCGGCCTCGGCGGCCCAGCCGGGGAATGGTTGGCGCTTGACCCGGTCGATCAGGCGCCCGCCCTGGAAGGGTCGGTTGGCGATAAAGCCGATGCCGTGCTCCTCGGCCAGTGGCAGCAGGCGCCGTTCGGCCTCGCGGTTGGCCAGGCTGTAGCTGGCCTGGACGAAATCGATCGGCCAGTCGCGCATGATCCGTTCGATATCGGCGTGTCGGCGGCCATGGGAGGTCGTGATGCCGACATGGCGGATCCGCCCGGCCTCGCGCATCTCGAGCAGGTGCTCCAGGTGGGCCTCCCAGGCGACCAGGTTGTGTACCTGCATCAGGTCCATCCGATCGATGCCCCAGCGACGCTCCGACTGGGCGACCTGCTCGGCGGTGGCATTCCCGTCCGGGGTCCAGACCTTGGAGGCGGCGAATAGCGACGGCGGTCCGCCGATTTCGTCGAGTGCGTGACCGACCACCGCCTCGGACGAGCCGTACATGGGCGAGGAGTCGATCATCTCGCCGCCTGCCTCGAAAAAGGCCCGCAGGACGTCGGTGCGCTGGGCCCGCGCCTCGGGATCGGACCCGACGTTGAAGGTGATCCACGTGCCCATGCCGATGGCTGCCACGGACGCGCCGCTGGCGGGTACACGGCGTCGGATCGGCGAGTTTTCGGCCCAGGCCTTCCGTGGCATCGCGATGGGGGTGCCGGCCACGAGCAACCCCGCGGCAGCGGCCTGGAGCAGACGTCGGCGGGTCGGTTGTTGGGGATCGGGCACGACTGGCTTCCTCGTGGTGAGACGGGCGTCGAGGGCATCTCGGCACGGACGGGTAGTGTCTCGGCGGGGAGGCCGCGGGTCCATTTTCCGGCAGCCGGCGGCTTGTGCCCGGGGTCGGGTGGTCCGCCGAGACTCGATCGGATGCCTGCAACCTTTCCTTCAAGATAGTGTGCCGTTGCTGGTCTCGCCAGCCACGCGGCACTAGACTCGATGGCAGTAATCAGACGGGCGGGTCGTTGACCGGGCTCGAGGGGGCATCAAGGAAGCATGCAGCACCGAATCACCCTCCTCCTGTTGCTGGCGGTGGCGCTGGCATCGGCCCTGACGGCATCCAGCGTTGCGTGGTTGGCAAATCACCAGCTGGCCGAGGAAGGCCAGGCGCGGATGGCGTACCTGCACAGCCAGTTGCGCGAACGCTTCCATGCATTCGACCTCTTGCTGGCCGAGGAAGAGGTCGAACTGGACGAGCGCCTGGAGGATCGGCTGCCGCGCATCGATGCGGCCCTCCGGGCCTGGTCGGCCGACCCGTTGTCGACCTCGGCCGAGGACCTGGGTCGGCTGGCCCAGCGGTTTGGTGTCGAACACCTCTACGTCATCGACAGCGATGGCGTGGTGGTGGCGACCAACTACGCACCTGACCTGGGCCTGGATCTCTCCCGTGCCGGCGAGGGCATGCGTCGCATGCTGTTCCGGCTGCGTGGCAGCGGGGAGGTGTTCTCCGATCGATTCAATATTTCCGTGGCGACCGGCAGGCTGCGCAAGTACGCCTATTTCGGGCCGGCCGATGCCGCGTATGTCCTCGAGGCGTCACTCGACCTGCATGCCTATATCGCGGCTCGCCACAGCGAGCGCTACCTCGACTACCTCTTCAACGGGTTGTTCCGGGTGCCCACGCAGATGAACAGTCAGGTGGTGTCGCTGGATACCTTCCTTGCCAATGGGTTCGGGGCGTGGTCCCTGGGCGGGACGGGCGAGACATTGCCGCCCGACGTGGTCGAGGCATTCGAGACCACCGATCGGGACGTGTTCATCCAACGGCAGGGTGATCTGACGCGGCGCTATGAACGTTACACCCGTGTGGGGGCATCGGGCGGCGAGACCGAGGACCTCGTCACCCGCGTCGTCTATGACGACAGTGCCCAGCGTCGCCTGCTGCAGTCCACCGTGTTGCTTGCCGGGGTCGCGGTGCTGGTGTTCGGTGCCCTGGCATTTTGGACCAGCCGCTGGTTGTTTTCTCGCCACCTGATCCGCCCCGTCAACCGCATTGCCGAAGGCTTGGCGGGATTGGCGCGCGGGCGGTTCGGAACCCTTGAGCCCACCGGCGTGCGCGAGCTCGATGTGATCACGCGAGGCATCAACCAGTTGCAGGGTCGCATCACGCGGCGTGAACAGGCGTTGAGAGAAGCCAACGAGCATCTGGAGGCCCGGGTCCGGGCGCGCACGGCCGAGCTTGAGCAGGCCAACCGGGAATTGCAGACGCTGGCCACATGCGATGGATTGACCGGGCTGGCCAACCGGCGTCACTTTCTCGGCGAGGCCGAGCGTGCCTGGCGGCGCGCTCAGCGGACGGGTGAACCGCTGGCCATTGCCGTACTCGATCTCGATCTGTTCAAGGATACCAACGATCGTTATGGCCACGCGGCCGGTGATGCCGTGCTTTGCGCCCTGGCGGCCTGCCTGGGTCGGACCCTGCGCGAGACGGATCTGGCCGGACGCCTGGGTGGAGAGGAATTCGGACTGTTGTTGGTCGATACGGACCTTGACGGCGCGCAGACCCTGTTGGAGCGGCTTCGCGAGCGTATCGCCTCCACGCCGGTGGGCTTTGAGGGGCGGTCGTTGTCCCTGAGTGCGAGTATCGGTGTGGCGCGTTGCCGGCAGGCGGATCGGGGCATTGCCGAGGCGCTCTCCAGGGCGGACCGTGCCCTGTACGTGGCGAAGCGGGAGGGCCGCAATCGGGTGCGAGTCGACCGGGGTTGAGGCAAGGCGCGAGCGGCGTACAGGCAGGGTATTGAAAACAGAATATTCAAATATTTGATAATGCTGATCATGATTCTGATTTCAGCCGCTGCTTTGACGACGATATGCTGATTCGCCAATAATGACCACACGGGTTTTGTGGTCTTGTCGCGGTGGACCACGCAGTGCACTTCATCAACAGCCGAGCGGTTGGCGGCTTTCTCGACCAGGGATGGGCAAAAGCCGATGGGGAACAACGGGCGAGTCTCGGGGAGAACGGCGGCAGGCCCTCTCGGGCGGCTGATCGGCTGGTTTCGATCCCTGCGTGCGCTGATGCTGGTCGTGGCGCTGGTCGTCTCGGTGGTGGTCACCGCCGCGGTCTACCTGGCCACCGAGGCGGTCTTCACCCAGGCGGTGCAGCGTGCCAGCGTGCAGAACGCGCGGGTGCTGGCCGACGGCACCTTCAATGCCATGTACCAAATCATGCGCCAAGGCTGGACGCGTGATCAGCTCAACGAGTTTCTCGATTCCCTTAACCAGCGGGCCGATCCCGGCGCGGTGATCAATGTTTATCGCGGGTCACGAGTCAACGAGCTGTTCGGACGCCTCGAGCAGCCCGCCCCGGACAAGACCGCCATGGCCGCCTTCGAGAAGCGTCGCACCCATGTCGACGCCGGTGCGGAAATGGTGCGTTATGACCGCCCGCTGATTGCCAATGCCGAATGCCTGCAGTGCCATGTCAACGCCAAGGCCGGCGATGTCCTCGGCGTGCTGTCGATCCGACAGCCGATCGGGCCGATGATCGAGCAGGCCCATGATGATCTGGTCGATCGGCTGATGCTGATCGTGCCGGCCCCGTTGCTGGCGGCCTTGCTGATCGCCGGGCTGCTCAGCTGGCGGCTGGGGCGGTCGGTCAAGCGGCTCAACCGCTCGATCGAACAGGTCAACCGGGTCGAGGATCTGGCCGACCTGCGTTTCGCCGGCGCCTCGACCGGCTTTACCGAGTTCGACGACGTGCTCTCCCGCGTCGATGCGCTGACCGACAAGGTTCGCGACGTAGCGATCGACCGCAACCTGCTGGAGTTCGAGATCGGCCTGCTGGAGCATTTCGTCATCACCTCGGACGTGGTGCGCGACTGGCGCCGTTACGTGCGCGACCTGCTCGAGGAGATCAACCAACAGTTCACCGTGCACGGCGTGTTCACCGCCTTCTCGATCGCCGATCGGCCCATCGGCGTGGACGTGTTCTGGCACGGCGAGGTCGACGAGGTGGTCGCCGCCCGCCTCGACCGCGAGGTCAGTCGACGCGTGGGCGACGGTTTCGGCAACCAGTCGCTCGACATCACGCCGCGTCAGCACCCCGGCCGGGAGGGGGCGCCGGTGACCGATGCCGGTCGTCTCGACCTGCACACCAAGACCCTGTCGATGGACCTGCCACCGATGCGGGGCATGGTGGGGTTGATCGTGCCGATGGGCGAGGCGCGCGTGCCGGTGAAGAAGCTGGTGATCGAGTCGATCCTCTCGACCCTGATCAACGTGGTCGGTTCGGTGCGCGCGATCGAGCGCCACACCGAGGATCTCGAGTACTTTGCCACCCGCGACCCGCTCACCCGCCTGTACAACCAGCGCATGTTCTGGTCGCTGCTCGACTACGAGATCGGCCGTGCCCAGCGCCACGAGTACCGCTTCGGCCTGATGGTGATCGACCTGGACGACTTCAAGCGGGTCAACGATCGCTATGGCCACGGCTTCGGTGATGACTACCTGCGTCGCGTCGCCGACCTGTTGACCACCAGCCTGCGCGACGGGGACATCGTCGCGCGATACGGCGGCGACGAGTTTGTCGCCATCCTGCCCGATGCCGACGACGCGACCGCCGAGCAGGTGGCCGACCGCCGAGCAGGTGGCCGACCGCCTGCTCGGCCGGGCCCAGCAGGCGGTGGTCGCCGCCCCCGACGGCGAATCGCTGGTGCTGTCGCTGTCGATCGGCCTGGCGGTCGGGCCCGTGGATGCGGCGGACCCGGCTTCGGCGCAGGCGCTGTTCTCGCTGGCCGACCAGGCGATGTATCGCGCCAAGGCCGCCGGCAAGAACCGGCTGGCGGTGGCCAATCGCGACGAAGTCCGGGCCGTCCAGCAGGCCGGCGGCACGACCCACGAGGCGATCACCACCATCGACCCGGCCACCGTGTCGGTGGTCTACCAGCCGATTCTCCTGGCTGATGGCAGAGAGGTCGGTGCCGAGGTGTTCGCCCGCACGCGAGTGGGTGACCGGCTGGTGCCGGCGGCCGAATTCGTGCGCGCCCTGGGGCGTGATCAGTTGGTCGACGGGGTGGACCAGCAGGTGGTCGAGCGCGCGCTGGGCGATCCGGTGATGGCCGGGTTTGCCGGGCAGCTGTTCTTCAATATCGCGCCCACCAGCCTGATGGAGGCCCGTTTCATCGACCGGTTGCTCGCCGCCATCGAGGCCTCGCCGCTCGAGGCGTCGCAGGTGGTGATCGAGATCAGCGAAAGCCCGCTGGCCGGCGAGATCGGGGCCTTGGTGGGGCCCTTGGCCGACCTGCGCGCCGCCGGGGTGGGCTTGGCGATCGATCATGCCGGCTCCGGCCGCGAGACGCTGAGCTACCTGCGCCGCTTCGATGTCGACTACGTCAAGATCGAGGCCGACTGGCTGTGCGACCGCAAGGTCAGCCGACGCGATCGGGCCTTTATCGATGGCCTGCTGACCATCGCCGAGACCCTCGGCGTGACCGTGATTGCGCACAACGTCGAGACCGATGCCCAGGTGGGGCTGATTCGCGGGCTGGCGATCGACCGGATGCAGGGGTATCGCTTCGCGCGCGAGAGCCCCGCCCCGCCCGTGGTGCGAGAGGCGGTCAGCGGCCGGGATGGGCGAGCCTGATGTCGCCCAGCCGTTCGCCGGCCTGCTCCCGGGCCAGCCGCAGGAAGGCGTCCATGTAGGCCAGCCGATGTTCGTCGCGGCGCACGGCCAGGTGCATGGTCGCCGACAGGCCGTCGCCCAGCGGGCGGGCCGTGACGATTCCCCGGGTGAGTTCGTCGCTGATGGCCCATTTCGGCAGGGCCGCCACGCCGTGGCCACTGGCCACCCACTGGGCGATCATCGCGGTGAGCTCCGAGCGGCGTGACCCGGCTGGCTCGACGCCAGCCGGATCGAGAAAACGCCGGTAGATATCGAGCCGATCGCGCTCGACCGGATAACCGATCACCGTCTGGTCGGCCAGCATCTCGGGCGTGATGCGTGCCTCGGCGGCCAGCGGGTGGCCGGGGGCGAGTGCCAGCACCACCGGGTAATGGAACAGCGGCTCGAAGTGCAGCTCGGGGTCGTCGACCGGATCGGAGCTGATCACCCCGTCGAGCCGACCGCGACGCAACGCATCGATGGCATCGAAGCTGAACGACATCGACAGGTCGGTCTCGATCGACGGCCACTGGGCGCGGTAACGCTCGAGCGTGGGGATCAGCCAGGTGAAGCAGGAGTGGCATTCCAGCGCGAGGAACAGCCGCCCGGTCGCTCCGCCGGCAATCTGGCGCAGGTCGCGGTCGAGCCGATCCACCTCGGGCAGCACGGTGTCGGCCGCGGCCAGCAGGCGCCGGCCGGCCTCGGTCAGCCGCATGGGGCGCGAGCTGCGCGAGAACAGCGGCGTCTCGTAGTAGGACTCCAGCGCACGGATCTGGTGCGACAGTGCCGACTGCGTCAGGTGCAGGCGCTCGGCCGCCGCGGCCAGCGAGCCGGTCTGCTCGATGGCGCGGATGGTCTTCAGGTGTCGCAGTTCCAGGAACATGGTATTTCCTCCTGGGACTCTCTGCTTGAGATCTGATCCCGCTCTGCGCGCCTGGAGTCGGGCAGATGCAAGGCGTCCGTCCGACGTGGAAGGAGCTTACCTTTCCGAGGACGGCAACGCAGCAGGTGTCCGGCTCCAGGCGCGCCCTTCGGGGCCTTGCGGGTCGCCCGTGCTGGGCGTTGCGATGTCTTGACGTGGCCGCCGGCACGCTGGCGGCCACGCGCCTTCATCACGAACGACTCGCAAGGCCAGAGCGGCATCAGATCTCAAGTAGAGAGTCCTGTAAAAAAGGCCGACCGGGATGTCC harbors:
- a CDS encoding diguanylate cyclase, producing the protein MQHRITLLLLLAVALASALTASSVAWLANHQLAEEGQARMAYLHSQLRERFHAFDLLLAEEEVELDERLEDRLPRIDAALRAWSADPLSTSAEDLGRLAQRFGVEHLYVIDSDGVVVATNYAPDLGLDLSRAGEGMRRMLFRLRGSGEVFSDRFNISVATGRLRKYAYFGPADAAYVLEASLDLHAYIAARHSERYLDYLFNGLFRVPTQMNSQVVSLDTFLANGFGAWSLGGTGETLPPDVVEAFETTDRDVFIQRQGDLTRRYERYTRVGASGGETEDLVTRVVYDDSAQRRLLQSTVLLAGVAVLVFGALAFWTSRWLFSRHLIRPVNRIAEGLAGLARGRFGTLEPTGVRELDVITRGINQLQGRITRREQALREANEHLEARVRARTAELEQANRELQTLATCDGLTGLANRRHFLGEAERAWRRAQRTGEPLAIAVLDLDLFKDTNDRYGHAAGDAVLCALAACLGRTLRETDLAGRLGGEEFGLLLVDTDLDGAQTLLERLRERIASTPVGFEGRSLSLSASIGVARCRQADRGIAEALSRADRALYVAKREGRNRVRVDRG
- a CDS encoding LysR family transcriptional regulator; translated protein: MFLELRHLKTIRAIEQTGSLAAAAERLHLTQSALSHQIRALESYYETPLFSRSSRPMRLTEAGRRLLAAADTVLPEVDRLDRDLRQIAGGATGRLFLALECHSCFTWLIPTLERYRAQWPSIETDLSMSFSFDAIDALRRGRLDGVISSDPVDDPELHFEPLFHYPVVLALAPGHPLAAEARITPEMLADQTVIGYPVERDRLDIYRRFLDPAGVEPAGSRRSELTAMIAQWVASGHGVAALPKWAISDELTRGIVTARPLGDGLSATMHLAVRRDEHRLAYMDAFLRLAREQAGERLGDIRLAHPGR
- a CDS encoding diguanylate cyclase, whose protein sequence is MGNNGRVSGRTAAGPLGRLIGWFRSLRALMLVVALVVSVVVTAAVYLATEAVFTQAVQRASVQNARVLADGTFNAMYQIMRQGWTRDQLNEFLDSLNQRADPGAVINVYRGSRVNELFGRLEQPAPDKTAMAAFEKRRTHVDAGAEMVRYDRPLIANAECLQCHVNAKAGDVLGVLSIRQPIGPMIEQAHDDLVDRLMLIVPAPLLAALLIAGLLSWRLGRSVKRLNRSIEQVNRVEDLADLRFAGASTGFTEFDDVLSRVDALTDKVRDVAIDRNLLEFEIGLLEHFVITSDVVRDWRRYVRDLLEEINQQFTVHGVFTAFSIADRPIGVDVFWHGEVDEVVAARLDREVSRRVGDGFGNQSLDITPRQHPGREGAPVTDAGRLDLHTKTLSMDLPPMRGMVGLIVPMGEARVPVKKLVIESILSTLINVVGSVRAIERHTEDLEYFATRDPLTRLYNQRMFWSLLDYEIGRAQRHEYRFGLMVIDLDDFKRVNDRYGHGFGDDYLRRVADLLTTSLRDGDIVARYGGDEFVAILPDADDATAEQVADRRAGGRPPARPGPAGGGRRPRRRIAGAVAVDRPGGRARGCGGPGFGAGAVLAGRPGDVSRQGRRQEPAGGGQSRRSPGRPAGRRHDPRGDHHHRPGHRVGGLPADSPG
- a CDS encoding EAL domain-containing protein, with the translated sequence MANRDEVRAVQQAGGTTHEAITTIDPATVSVVYQPILLADGREVGAEVFARTRVGDRLVPAAEFVRALGRDQLVDGVDQQVVERALGDPVMAGFAGQLFFNIAPTSLMEARFIDRLLAAIEASPLEASQVVIEISESPLAGEIGALVGPLADLRAAGVGLAIDHAGSGRETLSYLRRFDVDYVKIEADWLCDRKVSRRDRAFIDGLLTIAETLGVTVIAHNVETDAQVGLIRGLAIDRMQGYRFARESPAPPVVREAVSGRDGRA
- a CDS encoding DUF6064 family protein produces the protein MQTWLSYRLSDLLMFSPATYARLFERVNEAVWPGHLLLAALTVAMLVLAGSRGGLAHRLAAGLLATAWGWVAWRFFGLYAEINLAAPWFAALFVAQTVMLLILATIGPGLALGRPRRIRHWLGLGLALWGLVLHPLAWLATGRPPVGTELFAVAPDPTAIATIGLLLMARLSRRGILLALPLAWLSISALSWWALLTA
- a CDS encoding aldo/keto reductase, which encodes MPRKAWAENSPIRRRVPASGASVAAIGMGTWITFNVGSDPEARAQRTDVLRAFFEAGGEMIDSSPMYGSSEAVVGHALDEIGGPPSLFAASKVWTPDGNATAEQVAQSERRWGIDRMDLMQVHNLVAWEAHLEHLLEMREAGRIRHVGITTSHGRRHADIERIMRDWPIDFVQASYSLANREAERRLLPLAEEHGIGFIANRPFQGGRLIDRVKRQPFPGWAAEAGLTNWADYLLKFLIAHPAVTCAIPATSRVDHMRENMTALRGPLPDEPLRRRMADHVRGL